The following coding sequences are from one Leptolyngbya sp. NIES-3755 window:
- a CDS encoding sugar abc transporter (similar to AA sequence:cyanobase_aa:LBDG_28950) has product MERNLQLIELRKAYTPQVVPVKNVSLQVNQGEFLTLLGPSGCGKSTILRMIAGLEQPTSGRVLINGRDVSRLNPGDRNIAMVFQSYALYPHMTVYDNIASGLKLQKTPHAEIKERIREVADFLGLHELMNRKPGQLSGGQRQRVAVARTLVRRPDIFLLDEPLSNLDALLREHVRAELKQLFGSQNAPVVYVTHDQTEAMTLSTKVAVLNNGYLQQYDRPDVIYSHPANQFVAGFIGSPQMNFLRVPVENGSAIVGGTRIPVPRGFSSREIVLGIRPEHVHMAQGENEPTLAGEVFLTENLGMHDLVSTRIRTGAAEPMNVRAILPVHSGVKNGSAIRLAFPTEHIHWFDVTTGDRITTAESRVMA; this is encoded by the coding sequence ATGGAAAGAAACTTACAACTCATTGAATTGAGAAAAGCTTATACTCCGCAAGTTGTTCCGGTGAAGAATGTGAGCTTGCAGGTGAACCAAGGTGAGTTCTTAACGCTGCTCGGTCCATCTGGGTGCGGAAAATCTACGATTCTGCGGATGATTGCAGGATTGGAACAACCAACTAGCGGACGGGTTTTGATCAATGGTCGAGATGTCAGCCGGTTGAATCCAGGCGATCGTAATATTGCAATGGTGTTCCAAAGCTATGCACTCTACCCGCACATGACGGTGTATGACAATATCGCCTCTGGATTGAAGCTGCAAAAAACACCTCATGCTGAAATCAAAGAGCGAATTCGAGAAGTTGCGGACTTCTTAGGTTTACATGAATTGATGAATCGTAAGCCTGGACAATTATCGGGGGGTCAGCGGCAGCGAGTTGCAGTGGCACGAACTTTAGTCCGTCGTCCAGATATCTTCCTGTTGGATGAACCGCTGAGTAACTTAGATGCCCTGTTACGGGAGCACGTTCGGGCTGAGTTGAAACAGTTGTTTGGATCACAGAATGCACCTGTCGTGTATGTGACGCACGACCAAACGGAAGCAATGACGCTTTCGACTAAGGTGGCGGTGTTGAACAATGGTTATCTACAACAGTACGATCGACCCGATGTGATCTACAGTCATCCTGCAAATCAATTTGTGGCGGGCTTTATTGGTAGTCCACAGATGAACTTTTTGCGAGTGCCTGTTGAAAATGGAAGCGCGATCGTTGGCGGTACTCGAATTCCCGTTCCCCGTGGATTCTCATCGCGTGAGATTGTACTGGGCATTCGTCCAGAGCATGTTCACATGGCTCAAGGTGAGAATGAACCGACGCTGGCGGGCGAAGTATTCCTAACTGAAAACTTGGGAATGCACGATTTAGTCAGTACTCGAATTAGAACGGGTGCAGCAGAACCGATGAATGTTCGGGCGATCCTGCCTGTGCATTCGGGAGTGAAAAATGGAAGTGCGATTCGACTGGCGTTCCCGACGGAGCACATTCATTGGTTTGATGTGACAACAGGCGATCGCATTACGACAGCAGAATCGCGAGTGATGGCATAA
- a CDS encoding two component transcriptional regulator, LuxR family (similar to AA sequence:cyanobase_aa:Ava_3072), with amino-acid sequence MIRVFIIAQSSVTQAGLTALLTPDLDIAGSAIRPASISSAIKASEATVILGEQDAIASLHPVFAEVSEVEIPIVVLLDDSSAISELLQSGIRSILLNDVSREQLIEAIKATSAGLTVIHPDLIESMLIPTVRSTEPAPLTPREIEVLTMLAEGLGNKAIAQHLNLSEHTVKFHISSIFSKLDVSSRTEAVILGAKQGWILL; translated from the coding sequence ATGATCCGCGTGTTCATTATTGCTCAATCGAGCGTGACTCAAGCAGGACTTACAGCGCTTCTAACTCCTGATTTAGACATCGCTGGTAGTGCAATTCGTCCTGCTTCGATTTCTTCTGCAATTAAGGCTTCGGAAGCAACTGTAATTTTGGGTGAACAGGACGCGATCGCTTCGCTGCACCCAGTGTTCGCAGAAGTTTCCGAGGTTGAAATCCCGATCGTAGTGTTGCTCGATGATAGTTCTGCGATTTCAGAATTGTTGCAATCGGGCATTCGTTCCATTTTGCTGAATGATGTATCCCGCGAACAACTGATCGAAGCAATTAAAGCTACTTCAGCAGGTTTAACGGTAATACATCCTGATTTGATAGAATCGATGTTGATTCCAACGGTACGATCGACTGAACCTGCCCCATTAACGCCGCGTGAGATTGAAGTATTGACCATGCTAGCGGAAGGATTGGGGAATAAAGCGATCGCACAACATCTCAATTTGTCGGAACATACAGTGAAGTTTCACATTAGTTCGATTTTTAGCAAGTTGGATGTTTCGAGTCGAACTGAAGCTGTGATTTTAGGTGCAAAACAGGGATGGATTTTGCTCTAA
- a CDS encoding ABC-type transporter, integral membrane subunit (similar to AA sequence:cyanobase_aa:LBDG_28940): MTTVFPDSIDRRRPGGKATKIGRKIILPIAIAFTVIFCLAPILWQLLTSVKVNADIAAIPNVYFPTRYTLDHYRELFQRRPFLNYIFNSAIVSFASTILALGVGAPAAYALARLKLQGERWILAAILIVTLFPPILLFIGLLEVVRFFNLGNNYLALIIPYTAINLPLTILVMRSFFQQLPKDLEDAARVDGYSTPRMLLEVVLPMTIPALVTTGILTFISAWNEFIFALTFITREDMKTVPVAGAQLGGASPFEIPYGPIAAATVLGTIPLVLLVLFFQRRIVQGLTSGAVKG; the protein is encoded by the coding sequence ATGACCACTGTATTTCCAGACTCTATCGATCGCAGAAGACCTGGCGGAAAAGCGACTAAAATTGGACGCAAAATCATATTACCGATTGCGATCGCGTTCACGGTTATCTTCTGTCTTGCACCGATTTTGTGGCAGCTACTCACTTCGGTGAAGGTTAACGCTGACATTGCAGCAATTCCGAACGTTTACTTTCCCACGCGCTACACGCTGGATCACTATCGCGAACTATTTCAGCGTCGCCCGTTTTTGAACTATATCTTTAATAGTGCGATCGTTTCTTTTGCTTCAACGATTTTAGCTTTAGGAGTAGGTGCTCCGGCTGCGTATGCACTTGCTCGATTAAAACTCCAAGGAGAGCGCTGGATTCTCGCCGCGATTTTGATTGTGACGTTATTTCCACCGATTCTATTGTTTATTGGATTGCTCGAAGTCGTTCGCTTTTTCAACCTCGGTAATAACTATTTAGCGCTGATCATTCCTTACACCGCGATTAATTTACCGTTGACGATTTTAGTCATGCGAAGCTTTTTCCAGCAGTTACCAAAAGATCTCGAAGATGCTGCAAGAGTAGACGGGTACAGTACTCCTCGAATGTTGCTTGAAGTGGTATTGCCGATGACGATTCCAGCTTTAGTTACCACCGGCATTCTCACGTTTATCTCAGCCTGGAATGAATTCATTTTTGCACTGACATTCATTACTCGCGAGGACATGAAAACCGTTCCAGTCGCGGGCGCTCAATTGGGTGGAGCTTCACCGTTTGAAATTCCATACGGACCGATCGCGGCTGCAACCGTTCTTGGCACAATTCCTCTCGTTTTATTGGTGTTGTTCTTCCAACGCCGCATCGTTCAAGGTCTCACTTCTGGTGCTGTCAAAGGATAA
- a CDS encoding HAD family hydrolase (similar to AA sequence:cyanobase_aa:LBDG_10460) — protein MSNLKALIFDVDGTLADTERDGHRIAFNRAFTDFGLDWNWSIDLYGELLEVAGGKERIQHYVQTYGAKIPEGEDLKQLAAKIHATKTQHYQALVQEGMIPLRPGVRRLITEAKQAGIRLAIATTSRLENVIALLETELAPDSPNWFEVIAAGDVVPQKKPAPDIYFYALEKLSLSAANCIAIEDSYQGLQAALASGLKTVITLNAYTRSHDFTGATLVIDQLGEPDQPFEVLNGTIEQTYLDLIGLKRL, from the coding sequence ATGTCTAATCTGAAAGCCTTAATCTTTGATGTGGATGGCACACTTGCCGATACTGAACGGGATGGACACCGAATCGCCTTTAATCGTGCTTTTACGGATTTCGGTCTCGATTGGAATTGGTCGATCGATCTTTATGGTGAACTGCTCGAAGTCGCTGGCGGTAAAGAACGCATTCAGCATTACGTCCAAACTTACGGGGCTAAAATTCCAGAGGGCGAAGATCTCAAGCAATTAGCCGCAAAAATCCACGCTACAAAAACGCAGCATTATCAAGCTCTTGTCCAAGAGGGTATGATTCCTTTACGTCCGGGTGTGCGGCGATTGATCACAGAAGCGAAACAGGCAGGAATTAGATTAGCGATCGCAACCACCAGCCGTCTCGAAAACGTGATTGCTCTACTCGAAACCGAACTTGCGCCTGATAGTCCAAATTGGTTTGAAGTGATTGCAGCAGGTGACGTTGTGCCACAGAAAAAACCTGCACCCGATATCTATTTTTATGCGCTAGAGAAACTGAGTCTAAGTGCAGCCAATTGTATTGCGATCGAAGATTCTTATCAAGGCTTACAAGCTGCTCTCGCGTCAGGACTTAAAACGGTGATTACCCTAAATGCGTATACTCGATCGCATGATTTCACGGGTGCTACTCTTGTCATTGATCAGTTAGGAGAACCAGACCAACCGTTTGAAGTACTAAACGGAACGATTGAGCAAACCTATCTCGATTTAATTGGATTAAAACGCTTATGA
- a CDS encoding putative methyltransferase (similar to AA sequence:cyanobase_aa:LBDG_53460) has protein sequence MSKYHQIYQVVRQIPYGQVATYGQIAELAGLPRQARLVGYALFRATDDTLEVPWHRVINAKGEVSMSPFREGMDYIQRSLLESEGIEFNEDGKLSLNRYRWQPDLTQFG, from the coding sequence ATGTCTAAGTATCACCAAATTTATCAAGTCGTGCGCCAAATTCCTTACGGTCAAGTGGCAACGTATGGACAAATTGCCGAACTCGCAGGACTGCCAAGACAAGCCCGTTTAGTCGGATATGCCTTATTCCGGGCGACTGACGACACGTTAGAAGTTCCGTGGCATCGAGTGATCAACGCCAAAGGAGAAGTTTCGATGTCTCCGTTTCGGGAAGGCATGGATTATATTCAGCGATCGCTTCTCGAATCCGAGGGGATCGAATTCAACGAAGATGGCAAACTCAGCTTGAATCGCTACCGCTGGCAACCGGATCTCACGCAGTTTGGTTAA
- a CDS encoding peptidase S1 and S6, chymotrypsin/Hap (similar to AA sequence:cyanobase_aa:Npun_R3309) has protein sequence MLLTESFAEIVEPLRRSTVQVRVGRRGFGSGVIWRSNGLIITNDHVVQGQDATVELSDGRTFSAKIQGRNSQRDLAALQINATDLPAINVGDSEQLRVGELVFAVGNPGGRVGAVTAGIIHTIESKNAWIQADIRLAPGNSGGLLANAKGEVIGINTMIMNGKGLAIPSKTVEQFLKNMGNNPYLGVELQFVRAIIARRPAYGLLITAIEPNSPIETAGLLPGDILIGVRGTVFQSQNELFWILQNSNVGDSLQIEFLRGGQHLSRNVILESRHTEPQAA, from the coding sequence ATGTTGCTTACAGAAAGCTTTGCGGAAATTGTAGAGCCGTTACGTCGATCGACGGTGCAAGTTCGAGTGGGCAGACGCGGATTTGGATCAGGCGTGATTTGGCGATCGAATGGTTTGATCATCACAAATGATCATGTTGTACAGGGACAAGATGCAACTGTAGAACTCTCAGACGGTCGAACTTTCTCAGCCAAGATTCAAGGTCGAAACTCACAGCGTGATTTAGCTGCACTCCAAATTAATGCAACTGATTTACCTGCTATTAATGTTGGAGATTCGGAGCAGCTACGAGTCGGAGAATTAGTGTTTGCTGTGGGAAATCCGGGCGGAAGAGTTGGGGCAGTCACAGCAGGAATTATTCATACGATCGAGTCAAAGAATGCTTGGATTCAAGCGGATATTCGATTGGCTCCGGGTAATTCTGGTGGTCTGTTAGCAAACGCGAAAGGCGAAGTGATTGGCATCAATACCATGATCATGAATGGTAAAGGGCTTGCTATTCCGAGTAAAACTGTCGAACAATTTCTCAAGAACATGGGCAACAATCCTTATTTGGGTGTTGAACTTCAGTTTGTTCGGGCGATTATTGCTCGTCGTCCTGCGTATGGATTGTTGATTACTGCGATCGAGCCGAATAGTCCAATCGAAACCGCAGGATTGCTGCCCGGAGATATTCTGATTGGAGTTCGTGGCACAGTGTTCCAATCGCAGAATGAACTTTTCTGGATTCTGCAAAACTCGAATGTGGGCGATAGTTTACAGATTGAGTTCCTTCGAGGTGGGCAACATTTGAGCCGAAACGTTATCCTAGAAAGCCGCCACACTGAGCCACAAGCCGCATGA
- a CDS encoding hypothetical protein (similar to AA sequence:cyanobase_aa:LBDG_53470), translating into MNVRALPLLSLLIAMPAYAERLELKNPAWKAVPGTEFDGTAYVDTNGVRRSGQKVIYDVVNAEAAYSRVEMDCKAQRFRTVRIGYFETRSRINYKPINDPWLKPETAYHRALAAFVCNLK; encoded by the coding sequence ATGAATGTTCGTGCGCTCCCATTGCTCAGTTTATTGATTGCGATGCCTGCTTATGCGGAGCGGCTCGAACTGAAAAATCCAGCCTGGAAAGCGGTTCCTGGTACAGAATTTGACGGAACTGCTTATGTGGATACGAATGGCGTTCGTCGATCGGGACAGAAAGTAATTTACGATGTGGTGAACGCTGAGGCAGCTTATTCGCGAGTCGAAATGGATTGTAAAGCGCAGCGATTTCGCACCGTAAGAATAGGATATTTTGAAACGCGATCGCGCATCAACTACAAACCGATTAACGATCCCTGGCTTAAACCCGAAACCGCTTATCATAGAGCACTTGCCGCTTTTGTGTGCAATCTCAAGTAG
- a CDS encoding tetratricopeptide TPR_1 repeat-containing protein (similar to AA sequence:cyanobase_aa:LBDG_10470), protein MKNAKWLSLFEYLVLIGSGFGSIASIASQQLAFTAAPVSCLLLLNVMNRRRLDKETLKAANTSITHLDQRLSDEIKVLDQQVRTLPSFVDLASVRKTIQQRHDNSIAQLQQNISHRIGAIESRDYDQLEKELAYLKTRYSQLSESMATVSQYLGRLATNNRVEGAENAIAELRSEVTQLQTRLTEVATSQKQVIPRVMQDEIHQIHRRLNSLPQPFDATALKQEVDGLVKVVGDLVSRRDMAKLMAEIERIRQQHQNLEQTVAPLKSVNTIMRKQMDTLSTWVATGHPATPMVDVEQLQATVKQLEDRLDTFSSGANLAELHTEMQTMINGHLSHLQEQFDSVQQYAQNLDRQQKHLTEWMGRLPEMLDASALQTQIKYLTSRLEVTENQLAELVTSSTKSEYELLFNLSQNDNPFENTRTVLKEALESARSRVIVVFPYPDRATLDDELIQSFQEFLDRGGSLDIGWGHLGDEQAGQQARYIHDRETPSISKNFLRKILGQLTQLKRNYPNQFRFKVLGTSENFLVCDSSYSILGLHPVATASTAFPEMAIGLRTQNLTVIQGLIDRFDHPVLEKSAIAYLNRATTRYELGDRQGAIEDYSNVIELDEKHSIAYNNRALVKFELGDHAGAIADLNRAILADSRNPTLYCNRGVIWLQIGEKVNAIEDFSYAIQVDPTCLNAYVQRGLARMRFENKLGAIDDFTAMLTIDAQNAVAYFHRGLVRSTMNDKTGAIRDLKEAAWLFSVQGDQAKHQHAIEAIHKLRKRFVQTEPQTLRLVQEA, encoded by the coding sequence ATGAAGAATGCAAAATGGCTCAGCCTGTTTGAATACTTGGTACTCATTGGCTCAGGTTTCGGTTCGATCGCGTCGATCGCCTCCCAACAATTAGCATTTACGGCTGCCCCTGTCTCGTGCTTATTGTTACTGAATGTGATGAACCGTCGCCGTCTCGATAAAGAGACCTTGAAAGCGGCAAATACTAGCATTACACATCTCGACCAGCGCTTATCTGACGAGATTAAAGTGCTCGATCAACAGGTTCGTACTCTTCCTAGCTTTGTGGATCTTGCCAGTGTTCGCAAAACGATTCAACAGCGGCACGATAACTCGATCGCACAATTACAACAGAATATTTCTCATCGGATTGGTGCGATCGAGAGTCGGGATTATGACCAACTTGAAAAAGAATTGGCGTATCTCAAAACTAGATACTCGCAGCTATCGGAATCAATGGCGACCGTTTCACAGTACTTGGGACGATTGGCAACGAACAATCGAGTCGAAGGAGCGGAAAATGCGATCGCAGAACTGCGGTCTGAAGTGACACAGCTACAAACCAGACTCACAGAAGTTGCAACGAGTCAGAAACAAGTGATTCCGCGTGTGATGCAGGATGAAATTCATCAGATTCATCGTCGGTTGAATAGTTTACCTCAGCCCTTTGATGCGACTGCACTCAAGCAAGAAGTAGATGGATTGGTGAAGGTTGTTGGCGACTTGGTTTCTCGACGCGATATGGCGAAACTGATGGCTGAAATTGAGAGAATCCGACAACAGCATCAGAACTTAGAACAAACCGTTGCTCCTTTGAAATCGGTCAACACAATCATGCGAAAGCAGATGGATACTTTATCGACTTGGGTAGCGACTGGACATCCCGCTACTCCGATGGTTGATGTTGAACAGCTACAAGCAACCGTGAAACAGCTTGAAGATCGGCTCGATACTTTCTCAAGTGGAGCAAATTTAGCTGAGTTGCACACTGAAATGCAAACCATGATCAATGGACATTTAAGCCATTTGCAAGAACAGTTTGATAGTGTGCAGCAATACGCTCAGAATCTCGATCGACAACAGAAGCATTTAACCGAATGGATGGGTCGCTTGCCTGAAATGCTCGATGCTAGTGCTCTCCAAACTCAGATTAAGTATTTGACCTCGCGTTTGGAGGTGACGGAAAATCAGCTTGCCGAATTAGTGACTTCTTCTACTAAATCAGAGTATGAATTGTTGTTCAATCTGTCGCAAAATGATAATCCGTTTGAGAACACGCGGACTGTATTGAAAGAAGCACTGGAATCAGCCCGATCGAGAGTAATTGTCGTTTTCCCGTATCCCGATCGCGCTACGCTCGATGATGAATTGATCCAGAGTTTTCAGGAATTTCTCGATCGAGGAGGTTCGCTCGATATCGGTTGGGGACATTTGGGAGACGAGCAAGCTGGACAACAGGCGCGATATATTCACGATCGAGAAACGCCTTCGATTTCAAAGAACTTCCTCAGAAAGATCCTCGGACAGTTAACTCAACTAAAGCGCAACTATCCCAATCAATTCCGCTTCAAAGTGTTAGGAACTAGCGAAAATTTCCTGGTTTGCGATTCTAGCTATAGTATTCTCGGACTGCATCCGGTTGCTACTGCGAGTACTGCATTTCCTGAAATGGCGATCGGGCTTCGGACTCAGAATTTAACTGTGATTCAAGGTTTGATCGATCGCTTTGATCATCCGGTGTTAGAGAAAAGTGCGATCGCATATCTGAATCGTGCCACCACTCGATATGAACTTGGTGATCGACAAGGCGCGATCGAGGACTATTCCAATGTGATCGAACTTGATGAGAAGCACAGCATTGCTTATAACAATCGAGCATTAGTCAAGTTTGAACTTGGAGATCATGCGGGCGCGATCGCAGATCTCAATCGTGCCATTCTCGCGGATAGTCGAAATCCAACGCTGTATTGCAATCGCGGTGTGATTTGGTTACAAATTGGCGAGAAAGTGAATGCGATCGAGGATTTTAGCTATGCAATTCAAGTTGATCCCACTTGTTTGAATGCTTATGTGCAACGAGGACTGGCGCGAATGAGATTTGAGAATAAATTAGGCGCGATCGATGACTTCACGGCAATGTTAACGATCGACGCTCAGAATGCAGTAGCTTACTTTCATCGCGGTTTAGTTCGTAGCACCATGAATGATAAGACAGGTGCAATTCGAGATTTGAAAGAAGCGGCTTGGCTCTTTTCCGTACAAGGCGATCAAGCGAAACATCAACATGCGATCGAAGCGATTCACAAACTTCGGAAGCGCTTTGTGCAGACAGAACCTCAGACCTTACGGCTCGTGCAAGAAGCTTAG
- a CDS encoding hypothetical protein (hypothetical protein L8106_18382;~similar to AA sequence:cyanobase_aa:LBDG_53450), giving the protein MNAAEQATSLETASKIATVTNLVKTDFPDARVDLKPWANDPDTRELIDPDSIDIGFHFPGRSRLFQCRSVLVQIRFHSDVETQKRRAIGIEAAGFDHKGKQWQFSTVQNWAFEGEGQPAPEAAARLKIFCQRVLEIFNQTA; this is encoded by the coding sequence GTGAATGCAGCAGAACAAGCGACCAGTTTAGAAACCGCCAGCAAAATTGCGACTGTCACGAATTTAGTAAAAACTGATTTTCCAGATGCCCGTGTCGATCTCAAACCCTGGGCGAATGATCCTGATACGCGGGAACTCATTGATCCGGACTCGATCGATATCGGCTTCCATTTTCCCGGACGCAGCCGCTTATTCCAATGTCGCAGTGTGTTGGTGCAAATCCGGTTTCATTCTGATGTGGAAACTCAAAAGCGACGAGCGATCGGGATTGAAGCAGCGGGATTTGACCACAAAGGAAAGCAATGGCAATTTTCAACGGTTCAGAATTGGGCGTTTGAAGGAGAAGGACAGCCTGCACCCGAAGCCGCCGCGAGATTGAAAATCTTTTGTCAGCGGGTTCTAGAGATTTTTAACCAAACTGCGTGA